Proteins encoded within one genomic window of Naumovozyma dairenensis CBS 421 chromosome 6, complete genome:
- the SWT21 gene encoding Swt21p (similar to Saccharomyces cerevisiae YNL187W; ancestral locus Anc_2.66), giving the protein MGLKTKNGIEILGNTGTTFQEKDLRKNWAKEDDEWAKLVSKVPNYNFPILGRSMYETDDVDDKLLRDNICQDLRWSYDGTSLVSVNNDYGIRQYLIPEDNEEGKEDENFASIKKGIPVMVPFTRFFKNQSIVSSEVHPLYSLFDNADNTSNGFNNCILLGLRNMPIQLYGLTNTEGEDSNDKVSSIMNYNVMNEENEKYEVPYAMKIGRNSLSTFLVGFEKNKVGLYSFDRKESISIFRTRTSTELRTRKSIISCFSDSLPLGRNMQFAGSYKNEIFSIDRRQNYLIPLYKGSSSSREGAVQLFNSNNGNYLFVLKRNSATIEILDCRFGYKRINELQIPFKLDNQKFRVQLTEDQGLYMGTNRNSIINWSKDLIEFGGITRARDRDNSGEQLEPEHEWALPSFREPSVNVAEQEEDVSLEETRVNIICTNPKDESHFAYSYCVNKQRDGGPTSTRMANLGIALGSLRNARCF; this is encoded by the coding sequence atgggTTTAAAGACTAAGAACGGGATTGAAATATTAGGTAACACTGGTACGACTTTCCAAGAAAAAGATTTAAGGAAAAATTGGGcaaaagaagatgatgaatggGCCAAGTTAGTGTCAAAGGTACCGAATTATAATTTCCCCATATTAGGACGCTCGATGTATGAGACTGATGATGTTGACGATAAGTTATTAAGGGATAATATATGTCAAGATCTTCGATGGTCTTATGATGGGACTTCTTTAGTTAGCgttaataatgattatGGTATTAGACAGTATTTGATACCTGAGGACAATGAAGAGGGAAAAGAAGACGAGAATTTTGCTTCCATTAAAAAAGGAATACCTGTTATGGTACCTTTTACtagatttttcaagaatCAATCCATAGTTAGTAGTGAAGTTCATCCTTTATATTCGTTGTTTGACAATGCTGATAATACCTCTAATGgatttaataattgtaTATTACTTGGTCTTCGAAATATGCCCATCCAATTATATGGATTAACTAATACGGAAGGTGAAGATTCTAATGATAAAGTTAGTTCTATTATGAATTACAATGTTATGAATGAagagaatgaaaaataCGAAGTTCCCTATGCTATGAAAATTGGTCGGAATAGTTTAAGTACATTTCTTGttggatttgaaaagaataaagtAGGATTGTATTCCTTTGATCGTAAAGAAAGTATATCAATTTTTAGGACTCGAACTTCCACTGAATTACGAACTCGGAAAAGTATCATTTCATGTTTTAGTGACTCATTACCGTTAGGGAGGAATATGCAATTTGCGGGCAGttataaaaatgaaatttttagtATTGATAGAAGGCAGAACTATTTAATTCCCCTATATAAAGGAAGTTCTTCGTCAAGAGAGGGGGCTgttcaattatttaatagtaataatggtaattaTCTATTCGTTTTGAAAAGGAATAGCGCtacaattgaaatattagaTTGTAGGTTTGGTTACAAAAGGattaatgaattacaaATACCTTTCAAATTGGATAATCAAAAATTCCGAGTTCAGTTAACTGAAGACCAAGGACTGTACATGGGTACAAACCGAAATAGTATTATCAATTGGAGTAAAGATTTGATAGAATTTGGTGGTATTACTAGAGCTAGAGATCGGGACAATAGTGGAGAGCAATTGGAACCAGAGCACGAATGGGCTTTGCCATCCTTCCGCGAACCAAGTGTAAATGTTGCTGAGCAAGAGGAGGATGTGTCTTTGGAAGAAACACGTGTTAACATAATCTGCACAAATCCAAAGGATGAGAGCCATTTTGCCTATTCATATTGTGTGAATAAACAGAGAGATGGCGGTCCCACTTCTACAAGGATGGCAAACTTGGGGATAGCTTTGGGTTCCCTTCGGAATGCAAGGTGTTTCTAA
- the NDAI0F03430 gene encoding mitochondrial import inner membrane translocase subunit TIM22 (similar to Saccharomyces cerevisiae TIM22 (YDL217C); ancestral locus Anc_2.65), protein MGYEGFGLDHINPPPHKNAPFKSLTQEQQAERSAELMVDFMTSCPGKTIISGVTGFALGGIMGLFLSSMAYDTPLHTPSPTTSIAGINGQAMVKQFADLPMKQQIRLQFSDMGKKSYSSAKNFGYIGMIYSGVECTVESIRAKNDIFNGLTAGCLTGGGLAYKNGPQAALVGCAGFAAFSLAIDLYMKSEDGKPPKNDFNE, encoded by the coding sequence ATGGGATATGAAGGATTTGGTCTAGATCACATTAACCCACCACCTCATAAAAATGCACcatttaaatcattaacGCAAGAACAACAAGCAGAAAGAAGTGCAGAACTAATGGTAGACTTCATGACTTCATGTCCTGGTAAAACTATAATCAGTGGAGTTACTGGGTTTGCACTAGGTGGTATCATGGGTTTATTCTTATCATCAATGGCTTATGATACACCATTACATACTCCATCACCAACAACTTCTATTGCCGGTATTAATGGACAAGCTATGGTTAAACAATTCGCTGATTTACCAATGAAACAACAAATTAGATTACAATTCTCTGATATGGGtaaaaaatcatattcaaGTGCTAAAAATTTTGGTTATATTGGTATGATTTATTCAGGTGTGGAATGTACTGTAGAATCAATTAGGGCCAAAAATGATATCTTCAATGGGTTGACCGCGGGGTGTCTTACTGGTGGTGGGTTGGCTTATAAGAATGGTCCTCAAGCTGCATTGGTTGGGTGCGCTGGGTTTGCTGCATTTTCATTAGCCATTGATCTTTATATGAAAAGTGAAGATGGGAAACCTCCAAAGAACGATTTTAATGAGTGA
- the KAR1 gene encoding Kar1p (similar to Saccharomyces cerevisiae KAR1 (YNL188W); ancestral locus Anc_2.64) — protein MNTGIPNDYLPSTEAQKASNERIRKLNKKFLERKLNLSKSDVGTNNTTLTTVSDGSTSVLPDHGNDNEDDVSIRIKHELHDTNAQLFENRSDETIGSKQRRKNIHLYPGSSLNYLSNEPEIRAVQRRGTEKDDTLRMDDNKGYPEETDEDYEADLGYIPIIQDKYRLHPLKSYGSLSQNHQTEDESHLQRQLFRSAEVRNRTRSRNQSLRKALGDPVPLPYIKKENDSKLEQGMHKRRSSQEEELEEPKTILKKEDIVTTDTLDRKRKHLDMKWQKILANNQPLIENKLKTLSKSSHFTKTVPVDSYVTKKDPNSRHTSRISSVSIKQEDLLNEPISANVYAQETNGYDWNPREGSTSFTSLRSNESVAIEKVQEELKWNSAKLDQILALLHNNNHTKESKKSKTTNLDVKENIKKNMNHTNNKEMTARQFPKEFIYWTICIIILILCNIYVYYYL, from the coding sequence ATGAATACAGGCATACCGAACGATTACTTGCCATCAACAGAGGCACAAAAGGCCAGTAATGAACGAATAAGGAaactaaataaaaaattccTAGAGAGAAAATTGAACTTGAGTAAATCCGATGTTGGAACTAACAATACGACTCTTACCACTGTTTCTGATGGCTCAACTTCAGTTTTACCAGATCatggtaatgataatgagGACGATGTTTCTATCAGGATCAAGCACGAACTTCATGACACTAACGCtcaattgtttgaaaaCAGGTCTGATGAAACAATTGGTTCAAAGCAAAGGcgaaaaaatatacatttATATCCAGGAAGTTCATTGAATTACTTATCAAATGAACCAGAAATAAGAGCAGTTCAAAGAAGGGGAACCGAGAAAGATGATACCCTCCGAATGGATGACAATAAAGGTTACCCAGAGGAAACAGATGAAGATTATGAAGCGGATCTTGGTTATATACCGATAATTCAAGATAAATATAGGCTTCATCCACTTAAGAGCTATGGTTCTTTGAGTCAGAATCACCAAACAGAAGATGAATCACACTTACAAAGGCAATTATTTAGGAGTGCTGAAGTACGAAATAGGACAAGAAGTAGAAACCAATCATTACGCAAGGCATTAGGTGATCCTGTACCGCTTCCGTATATTAAGAAAGAGAATGACTCAAAATTAGAGCAAGGAATGCACAAAAGACGGAGTTCCCAAGAGGAGGAGCTTGAAGAGCCAAAAACAATTTTGAAGAAGGAAGATATAGTGACAACTGACACTTTGGATAGGAAAAGGAAGCATCTGGACATGAAATGGCAAAAGATTCTTGCCAATAATCAACCTctaattgaaaataaattaaaaactTTATCTAAATCAAGCCATTTTACGAAGACAGTTCCAGTTGACAGTTATGTCACAAAGAAAGATCCGAACTCACGACATACATCACGAATATCGTCAGTGTCGATTAAGCAGGAAGACCTACTCAATGAACCCATTTCAGCCAATGTATATGCTCAAGAAACAAATGGATATGATTGGAATCCTCGAGAAGGAAGTACTTCATTCACATCACTTCGATCGAATGAATCTGTAGCGATAGAGAAAGTTCAGGAAGAGTTAAAATGGAATTCTGCTAAACTTGACCAGATATTAGCGTTATTGCATAACAATAACCATACTAAGGAATccaaaaaatcaaagacAACAAATTTGGATgttaaagaaaacattaaaaaaaatatgaatcatacaaataataaggAAATGACAGCGAGACAATTCCCGAAAGAATTCATATATTGGACAATATGTATAATTATACTTATACTTTGTAACATTTACgtgtattattatttataa
- the SRP1 gene encoding karyopherin alpha (similar to Saccharomyces cerevisiae SRP1 (YNL189W); ancestral locus Anc_2.63) → MDTSDSANKFVPEYRRTNFKNKGRFSAEELRRRRDTQQVELRKAKRDETLAKRRNFNAATDVDSEDEDETNTVGEQQFMTQLQQELPRMVEQIHSNDMQDQLSATVKFRQILSREHSPPIDIVIQTGIVPTLVEFMQENQPEMLQLEAAWALTNIASGSSEQTKVVVEAGAVPLFIQLLYTGSIEVQEQAIWALGNIAGDSTDYRDFVLRCNAMEPILGLFNNTKTSLIRTATWTLSNLCRGKKPQPDWSIVSLALPVLAKLIYSLDVETIVDASWAISYLSDGPPEAIQAVIDARIPKRLVELLVHQSTLVQTPCLRAVGNIVTGNDLQTQTVINAGVLNALPNLLSSPKESIRKEACWTISNITAGNVEQIQAVLDAGLIPPLVKLLDTAEYKTKKEACWAISNASTGGLQRPEIIKYLVSQNCIKPLCDLLEIADNRILEVALEALENILKVGEADKETRGLTINENADLIEKAGGMEKIFNCQQNENDKIYEKAYSIIETYFGEDEDAIDETLAPQTAGNNTFGFGANVNQSFNFN, encoded by the coding sequence ATGGATACATCTGACTCAGCAAATAAATTCGTTCCAGAATATAGACGTACCAATTTTAAGAACAAGGGCAGATTCTCTGCTGAAGAACTACGTCGTCGTAGAGATACCCAACAAGTTGAATTAAGAAAAGCCAAAAGAGATGAAACTCTAGCAAAGAGAAGAAACTTCAACGCGGCTACTGATGTAGACTCtgaagacgaagatgaaACAAATACTGTAGGTGAACAACAATTCATGACAcaattacaacaagaacTACCTAGAATGGTGGAACAAATCCATTCCAATGATATGCAAGATCAATTATCTGCCACTGTCAAATTTAGACAAATTCTTTCTAGAGAACATTCTCCTCCAATAGATATCGTCATTCAAACTGGGATCGTCCCAACTTTAGTCGAGTTCATGCAAGAAAATCAACCTGAAATGTTACAATTAGAAGCCGCCTGGGCTTTGACTAATATCGCATCTGGATCCTCAGAACAAACTAAAGTAGTCGTAGAAGCAGGTGCAGTACCATTATTCATTCAACTATTATATACAGGTTCCATCGAAGTTCAAGAACAAGCTATTTGGGCTCTAGGTAATATCGCAGGTGATTCAACCGATTATAGAGATTTCGTTCTAAGGTGTAATGCTATGGAACCAATCTTAGGATTATTCAATAACACCAAGACTTCATTGATTAGAACAGCTACATGGACTCTATCTAACTTATGTAGAGGTAAGAAACCACAACCTGATTGGAGTATCGTTTCTCTAGCATTACCAGTGCTAGctaaattgatttattcGTTAGACGTTGAAACTATAGTCGATGCCTCATGGGCTATCTCTTATTTATCAGATGGCCCACCAGAAGCTATCCAAGCTGTCATTGATGCTAGAATCCCAAAAAGATTAGTAGAATTATTAGTTCATCAATCCACTTTAGTTCAAACTCCCTGTTTAAGAGCTGTCGGTAATATCGTCACAGGTAATGATTTACAAACCCAAACTGTTATCAATGCAGGTGTTCTAAACGCGTTACCAAATTTGTTGTCCTCTCCAAAGGAATCCATTAGAAAGGAAGCATGTTGGACAATCTCTAATATTACTGCAGGTAATGTGGAACAAATACAAGCTGTTTTAGACGCTGGTTTAATACCACCTTTagttaaattattagatactGCAGAATATAAAACCAAGAAGGAAGCTTGTTGGGCCATTTCAAACGCATCTACTGGTGGGTTACAAAGACCTGaaattataaaatatttagtATCACAAAATTGTATAAAGCCATTATGTGATTTGCTAGAAATTGCTGATAATAGAATTTTGGAAGTAGCTCTAGAAGCTCTAGAAAACATCTTAAAGGTTGGTGAAGCTGATAAGGAAACTCGTGGATTAactattaatgaaaatgctGATTTGATTGAAAAAGCTGGTGGTATGGAAaagattttcaattgtcaacaaaatgaaaatgacaAGATTTACGAAAAAGCTTACTCAATCATTGAAACTTACTTTggagaagatgaagatgctATCGATGAAACATTGGCTCCACAAACTGCTGGTAATAACACTTTCGGTTTCGGTGCTAACGTCAACcaatcattcaatttcaactaa
- the NDAI0F03460 gene encoding uncharacterized protein (similar to Saccharomyces cerevisiae YNL190W; ancestral locus Anc_2.62): protein MKFTTITAFGLASLSALAEAKKDHDYTTTKVITKDGNVFTTTSTHTTHKYGKFNKTKKSHQSKETGTHRYGRFNKTKKSHQSKETGTHRYGRFNKTKKSHQSKETGTHRYGRFNKTKKSHQSKETGTHRYGRFNKTKKSHQSKESGTHRYGRFNKTKHHHTTDTGNVNKNVVNAAAPSQGSMKLFGLSIGSAVVAGALLLL from the coding sequence atGAAGTTTACTACAATTACAGCTTTCGGATTAGCTTCTCTTTCTGCCTTGGCTGAAGCAAAAAAGGACCATGATTACACTACCACCAAAGTTATAACGAAGGATGGTAATGTTTTTACTACAACATCCACTCATACTACCCATAAGTACGGTAAATTCAACAAGACCAAGAAATCCCATCAATCTAAGGAAACTGGTACCCATAGATATGGTAGATTTAACAAAACTAAGAAGTCTCATCAATCTAAAGAAACTGGTACCCATAGATACGGTAGATTCAACAAAACCAAGAAATCCCACCAATCTAAGGAAACCGGCACCCATAGATATGGTAGATTTAACAAAACTAAGAAGTCTCATCAATCTAAAGAAACTGGTACCCATAGATACGGTAGATTCAATAAGACCAAGAAATCTCATCAATCCAAGGAAAGTGGTACTCACAGATATGGTAGATTTAACAAAACCAAACATCATCATACAACAGATACTGGTAACGTTAATAAAAACGTTGTCAATGCTGCCGCTCCATCTCAAGGTTCAATGAAATTGTTCGGTTTATCAATCGGTTCAGCTGTCGTTGCCGGTGctttgttattattatag
- the DUG3 gene encoding glutamine amidotransferase subunit DUG3 (similar to Saccharomyces cerevisiae DUG3 (YNL191W); ancestral locus Anc_2.60) → MCRFLIFKGREPIRLSHLLTKPAHSIINQSFDSRLRLDRRRPINGDGFGVAYYPMEDELNDDGPCLFKAITPAWNNQNLSTLADKTKSDLVFAHVRASTYGVLSETNCHPFTYHSLCFMHNGGISNFKHIKRRLLNHIKDEYLNFYKVVQILNVRFALFLDTLDKNGFDPSKRDGNFGHIALRKALLQTIEYIRDWTKEVNESNGMETVEPSLLNFAVTDGSTVIVSRYITSKTDEAASLHFSCGSSFVETFPGEYRMERLDRNQDVIMVASEPLTFERGDWIAVPTNSILTIKKQTILLHPVIDEYYQEDPLYLRSPTLVESKGFMGSVPLAKQVEKDVPPLEREGRMRPMTATAHIL, encoded by the coding sequence ATGTGTAGATTTCTAATTTTCAAGGGAAGAGAACCAATTCGTTTATCCCACTTACTCACTAAACCAGCACATTCTATAATCAATCAATCCTTTGATTCACGACTTCGATTAGATAGAAGAAGACCAATAAATGGTGATGGTTTTGGTGTCGCATATTATCCAATGGAAGATGAACTAAATGATGATGGACCATGTCTTTTCAAAGCTATTACACCTGCATGGAATAATCAAAATCTAAGTACTTTAGCTGATAAGACCAAATCTGATTTGGTTTTTGCCCATGTTAGAGCTTCAACTTACGGTGTTCTGTCTGAGACCAATTGTCATCCTTTCACTTATCATAGTTTATGTTTTATGCATAATGGTGGAATATCAAATTTCAAGCATATTAAAAGGAGGTTATTAAACCATATCAAggatgaatatttgaatttttacaAGGTAGTACAGATTCTGAATGTGCGTTTTGCATTGTTTTTAGACACCTTGGATAAAAATGGATTTGACCCGTCTAAGAGAGATGGAAACTTTGGTCACATAGCATTAAGGAAAGCACTATTACAAAcaatagaatatataagGGATTGGACCAAAGAAGTGAACGAGTCTAATGGCATGGAAACTGTAGAGCCATCACTGTTAAATTTTGCTGTAACCGATGGCTCCACGGTGATAGTTTCTAGGTATATAACGAGTAAAACTGACGAAGCTGCATCTTTACATTTTAGTTGTGGGTCAAGTTTTGTTGAAACTTTTCCAGGGGAATATAGAATGGAACGTCTCGATAGAAATCAAGATGTTATTATGGTAGCATCTGAACCGCTAACTTTCGAAAGAGGTGATTGGATAGCTGTCCCAACCAATAGTATTTTAACAATCAAGAAACAAACCATCTTGTTACACCCTGTGATAGACgaatattatcaagaagatCCATTATATTTAAGAAGCCCAACTTTGGTAGAAAGCAAAGGTTTCATGGGTTCCGTTCCCCTGGCCAAACAAGTGGAAAAGGATGTTCCACCATTAGAAAGAGAAGGAAGAATGAGACCTATGACGGCAACAGCACATATATTATGA
- the CHS1 gene encoding chitin synthase I (similar to Saccharomyces cerevisiae CHS1 (YNL192W); ancestral locus Anc_2.58), with product MNNNHNDPNGNGYYQHDQNTPTRNQDIYNTDTSYQPNQAYGYEEHDQQYQHQREVNGYSSNDNVEETYELNNHILPTEAIRTDLHSYIPVQPLQFEAPGQSNTYDNFINTRPAPPAAQNGTANQQYTDIFVPHVDSVNNNIPYQNQNQNQIQQEIPSINIIQTTPDLTQATTLPQASYFPEHPRHHNQNQYFNDEDLYYNHNLSNSPENNGRSSVSMNSSIDNFDENLTSKPILQQQQNQYILNDDPLQYHYQQQQNPSSDFQNEDPEAIYVDQHGDDYPINSYLNNQGEIVDPYTRTTTLSSEIPSAIPPPMLSHRDLGEYEVEDNNSSNEDANTIDKIRLHTTSKSAISLNSSSSLSQTSQSNLLDESIPRNDSNRWLPKRTATQLRRFKLWNGNFIFDSPISKTLISRYSTAQDSLSNEFKFMRYQAVTCEPNHLLQKNFTVRQLKYLTPRPTELFIVITMYNEDHILLGRTLKGVMDNVKCMVKKTHSSTWGPDAWKKIVVCVVSDGRSKINPKSLALMSSLGCYQDGFAKDEINDEKVQMHVYEHTTMCNITNVNSETGIDLECNSSTVPIQLMFCLKEQNQKKINSHRWAFEGFAELLQPNVVTLLDAGTMPGKDSIYQLWREFRSPNVGGACGEIKADLGKNFTKLLNPLVASQNFEYKMSNILDKTTESNFGFITVLPGAFSAYRFDAVRGEPLQKYFYGETVESEGTHFFSSNMYLAEDRILCFEIVTKKHSNWVLKYSKSAFASTDVPETIPEFILQRRRWLNGSLFASIYSFCHFYRIWTSGHNIGRKLLLNFEFIYLFFNTLMSWFSLSSFFLVFRILTLSIALTYRSPFGVLSVVFLWLYGVSIFSTFILSLGNKPKSTEKFYILSCLFFAVLMIYMTFCSIFMSVKSFENILNEENITFRSLFLSEAFRDMIISMASTYALYLLSSIVYLQPWHMLTSFVQYLLFSPSYINVLTIYAFCNVHDISWGTKGAVAQKPLGKINTKEDGTFQMEILVSSEEIQANYDKYMELLTAQEKEDENSNTESVEEKKTGYYANVRSLVIIFWVMTNFAIVAVVLETGGIGEYLAMKPMKKGDIEQTTEVRLMSERATTYFAVILWLVALSALIRFIGCISYVSTRSIRKLLRR from the coding sequence ATGAATAACAATCATAACGATCCGAATGGAAACGGTTACTACCAACACGATCAAAACACACCTACGAGAAACCAAGACATTTACAATACCGACACTTCCTACCAACCGAACCAAGCTTACGGATATGAAGAGCATGATCAACAGTACCAACATCAACGAGAAGTAAATGGTTACTCGTCTAATGACAATGTCGAAGAGACTTACGAATTGaataatcatattttaCCCACAGAAGCAATACGTACAGACCTTCATTCATATATACCTGTGCAACCTCTACAGTTCGAGGCCCCCGGACAATCAAATACCtatgataattttatcaatacTCGTCCCGCCCCTCCAGCTGCCCAGAATGGAACAGCGAACCAGCAATATACAGATATATTTGTCCCTCACGTTGACAgtgtaaataataacattccctatcaaaatcaaaatcaaaatcagaTTCAACAGGAGATACCTTCTataaatatcattcaaACAACCCCGGATCTAACACAAGCAACTACACTACCTCAAGCGTCCTACTTCCCAGAACACCCAAGGCATCACAACCaaaatcaatatttcaatgaCGAAGATTTGTATTATAAccataatttatcaaacaGTCctgaaaataatggaagGTCATCTGTAAGTATGAATTCAagtattgataattttgatgaaaatttaacCTCGAAACCAATCttacaacaacagcaaaatcaatatataCTTAATGATGACCCATTACAGTACCATTAtcagcaacaacaaaatcCAAGTTCagatttccaaaatgaaGATCCTGAAGCAATCTATGTAGATCAACATGGGGACGATTACCCAATCAATTCATACTTAAATAATCAAGGTGAAATTGTTGACCCTTATACAAGAACTACTACCTTATCCTCAGAGATACCAAGCGCCATACCGCCACCTATGCTATCACACAGAGATTTAGGGGAATATGAAGtagaagataataatagtagtaaTGAAGACGCAAACACTATAGACAAAATTAGATTACATACCACTTCAAAATCAGCAATATCCTTAAACTCTTCATCATCTCTATCACAAACTTCACAATCAAATTTACTAGATGAATCCATTCCTCGAAATGATAGTAACAGATGGTTACCAAAACGTACAGCAACTCAATTACGTAGATTTAAATTATGGAACggtaattttatttttgattctCCGATCAGTAAAACTTTGATTTCTCGTTATTCAACAGCTCAAGATTCGTTATccaatgaatttaaattcatGAGATATCAAGCTGTAACGTGTGAACCGAACCATCtacttcaaaaaaattttaCCGTTAGACAATTAAAATACCTGACCCCGAGACCAACGGAATTATTCATAGTTATCACAATGTATAATGAGGATCATATCCTCTTAGGGAGGACTTTAAAAGGTGTAATGGATAATGTCAAATGCATGGTGAAGAAAACACATTCAAGTACATGGGGTCCGGATGCATGGAAAAAAATCGTAGTTTGTGTTGTATCAGATGGTAGATCCAAGATTAACCCTAAATCATTAGCTTTAATGAGTTCATTAGGTTGCTATCAAGATGGGTTCGCTAAggatgaaattaatgatgaaaaagtTCAAATGCACGTTTATGAACATACTACAATGTGTAACATTACTAATGTTAACTCTGAAACTGGTATCGATTTGGAATGTAACTCAAGCACTGTGCCGATACAATTAATGTTTTGtttaaaagaacaaaatcagaagaaaattaattCTCATAGATGGGCTTTTGAAGGGTTTGCTGAACTATTACAACCTAACGTGGTTACATTGTTGGATGCAGGTACAATGCCAGGGAAAGATTccatttatcaattatgGAGAGAGTTCCGTTCACCTAATGTTGGTGGTGCTTGTGGTGAAATTAAAGCTGACCTGGGGAAAAACTTCACAAAACTATTGAATCCATTGGTGGCGTCTCAAAATTTCGAATATAAAATgtcaaatattttggataAGACAACTGAATCAAATTTTGGGTTTATCACCGTTTTACCCGGTGCGTTTTCTGCTTATAGATTTGATGCTGTCAGAGGTGAACCGCTACAAAAGTATTTTTATGGTGAAACCGTTGAATCAGAAGGAACCCATTTTTTCTCATCAAATATGTACCTGGCAGAAGATCGTATCTTatgttttgaaattgttacAAAGAAACATAGTAACTGGGttttaaaatattccaaGAGTGCTTTTGCATCAACTGATGTTCCAGAGACTATTCCTGAATTTATTTTACAAAGAAGGAGATGGTTAAATGGGTCGCTCTTCGCTAGTATTTACTCATTTTGCCACTTCTATAGGATATGGACGAGTGGACACAATATTGGGAGGAAATTGCTATTGAACtttgaatttatatatttatttttcaatactttAATGTCGTGGTTTTCACTAAGTTCCTTCTTCCTCGTTTTCAGAATTCTAACATTATCAATCGCATTAACGTATCGTTCTCCATTTGGAGTATTATCCGTGGTATTTTTATGGTTATATGGTGTTTCTATATTTTCCACTTTTATTTTATCGCTTGGTAATAAACCAAAAAGTACAGAGAAGTTTTATATCCTGtcatgtttatttttcgcTGTCTTAATGATCTATATGACATTTTGCAGTATATTCATGAGTGtcaaatcatttgaaaacatACTAAATGAAGAGAACATTACATTCCGcagtttatttttatcagAAGCATTTAGGGATATGATCATATCCATGGCATCCACATATGCTCTTTATCTATTAAGTTCCATCGTGTACTTACAACCATGGCATATGTTGACAAGTTTTGTTCAGTATCTATTGTTCAGTCCATCGTACATTAACGTTTTAACCATTTATGCCTTTTGTAATGTTCATGATATTTCATGGGGTACTAAGGGAGCAGTCGCCCAGAAACCCTTGGGTAAAATTAATACGAAGGAAGATGGTACTTTCCAAATGGAAATTCTTGTCTCCAGTGAAGAAATTCAAGCTAATTATGATAAATACATGGAATTATTAACTGCccaagaaaaggaagatgAGAATTCGAATACAGAATCTGttgaagagaagaagacaGGTTATTATGCTAATGTCAGATCGTTAGTCATTATCTTTTGGGTTATGACCAATTTTGCCattgttgctgttgttttGGAAACAGGTGGTATTGGCGAATATCTCGCAATGAAACCAATGAAAAAAGGCGATATTGAACAAACCACTGAAGTCAGGTTAATGTCTGAGAGAGCTACGACATATTTTGCCGTTATATTATGGTTGGTTGCACTGTCCGCATTGATTCGTTTCATTGGCTGCATCTCATATGTAAGTACACGGTCAATAAGGAAATTACTTCgtagataa